The DNA window TAAGCGCAATACTTTTGTATTTAGAAGCCAATTCCGGAGTGTCACTTTTAGGAGAAAGCCAGATTTTCCTAGGAAAGGAAACCATTGATTCCATCCAACTGCCGCCTGATATAGATATGGCTACAGTAGGAACAGATGCAGTTTGGCTTAATACAAACAAAAATCCGGCTCTTCCCGTTTTTCTGTCACTGCTGTCCCAGGAACTCAAGAAAAAAAATAAGAGAAAAAATAAAAGGGGTTAAGCTTAACCCCTTTTTCATTACTTTGTCAGATATTCCAGCACTTCTTTTGCTTTTCTTACACGCTCCTCCAATTCAACATCCGGTGTCATTTCTGGAAATCCTAAAGGATATTTAATACTGGAGGAAGTCCACATACGGTTTACTCCCACAGCATTTGCTACCGGGGTCATATTGCACACCTGTACCACAGGTATGCCTGCACGCTCTAACTCTTTGCAAATCACTGCACCGCAGCGAGTGGAGGTGCCTCAGGTGGAAGTTAAAACAACAGCGTCTATGTTGTGGTCTTTAACGTATTTAACCATCTGCTTTCCTGTCTTTGTCGCAAATTCAACCGGCGCCACCAAACCGGTAGTGGATAAAAATTTATCGTGAAGCTTTCCTATAAATCCTTCCTTTTCAAGGGCGCGAAAAGCGTCCACAGGTACCAGACGGTTGGGGTCTGCATTACTGTAGGTATTGTCATATCCGCCGTGGCGTATAATATAATCCCCCTGCTTTAAGGAATCAACTCCCGATATATCATATGCACAGAAACGGTCTGCGCTTGCGGTAGGCATCTTATCAGGATTATCAGCAGGATATAATCCTCCGTCTGTTGCCAATACTATTGTGGCTTTTTTAAGATCCTTAATAGGTTCAGGCCTTTCTATTTTCTCCGATGTAGGCAGAGGAATTTCAGACTTGAATTCCCGGCCGTAGTACTTATCAAGGAGCATATCAACTGCACGCCTGGGAGGATATTTATCCACGAATATGTTTCTTTTAAAACCCCGCATAAAATAGCCTTCTTCTTCAGGAGATTTAAGCTCCTCCTTTTTTAAAAGCTTCTTGGCAAACTGTGCCATATTGGAGGTATCATTCTTCATTGTCCTTGCATTGGTACCGGTTTTTAAAATGTATATATTCTTCCTGTACATCTGCACGCCCGGGTTTACTTCATTCATAGCAGTAACTACCGGAATTTTCATTTTCTTGGTAACGGCAGAGCAAAGAGAACCGCAGGCCACTCCGTAGCGGCCTGCTCCAAAAGCAGGTCCTGCAGCGAAAAGGTCAGGTTTGTAGCCTTCTATTATATTAACAATTTCTGATGTTACTTCTTCCAACCTTTCTGCAATATAGTTGTCTCCGCAAACTATAGTTGCCAGTACTTCACATTCTTCACCGAAAGCCTCTTCAAAACTTTTAGCCACACCAAAGGCTCCGCTGTGTATTTTTATCCCCGTACTGGCAGCTTCTTCGCCGCCTTCCTGGCCAAAGAACTGGTTAATGTAATATACAACCTTAGTCTTTTCCATACCTGTTTCTCTCCTTTCTTAGTAGACTACTGAAGAACGATTGGTATATCCAATCTGGCTCATAGACTCTCTGATTGCGCTTGTCAAGAGTGTCAGCGGGCCATGCACATCAATGGCGCTGTTAGTGGCGCGGTTGGGTATGGTGGTTTGGCCGATAACACGGTCTACTTTTGGCAAGTCTACATGTACCAGACAGCCATTGGTAACCATAGCATTTGCATTTTCAGTGGAGAATAGCACCAGCTCATCAATGGGGCTTTGTGCAGACAAAAATTCCGTTAATAGGAGCACCGTCTTTACTCCCAATTCCTCACAGTAATCGCAGTTTAAGCCCGTATCTATCTG is part of the Oxobacter pfennigii genome and encodes:
- a CDS encoding glycine/betaine/sarcosine/D-proline family reductase selenoprotein B translates to MEKTKVVYYINQFFGQEGGEEAASTGIKIHSGAFGVAKSFEEAFGEECEVLATIVCGDNYIAERLEEVTSEIVNIIEGYKPDLFAAGPAFGAGRYGVACGSLCSAVTKKMKIPVVTAMNEVNPGVQMYRKNIYILKTGTNARTMKNDTSNMAQFAKKLLKKEELKSPEEEGYFMRGFKRNIFVDKYPPRRAVDMLLDKYYGREFKSEIPLPTSEKIERPEPIKDLKKATIVLATDGGLYPADNPDKMPTASADRFCAYDISGVDSLKQGDYIIRHGGYDNTYSNADPNRLVPVDAFRALEKEGFIGKLHDKFLSTTGLVAPVEFATKTGKQMVKYVKDHNIDAVVLTSTUGTSTRCGAVICKELERAGIPVVQVCNMTPVANAVGVNRMWTSSSIKYPLGFPEMTPDVELEERVRKAKEVLEYLTK